One Alkaliphilus sp. B6464 genomic window carries:
- the pnpS gene encoding two-component system histidine kinase PnpS, translating into MQKKIFAIFTLILLVSTLLTGFLSLSLITNNYTNELEQRLISNAQLIEGVINENKELANTVELQRLSEDLGNKIGTRITIMDKNGEVLADTLPNSLPAKNHGNRPEVRKAMDGEIGMEIRYSSTVKEDMLYIALPSHLEAENIAVIRLSMDLVERDKINQRLFYYTGASILFSLVAALLLGYRFIGKLMEPIKQIIEASKKIANGKFDRRVKVQSNDEIGELANHFNHMADHLENTIVQLSDSNTKFKALLTSMINPIIAIDNNQHIILFNQSAEDLFKVNTNDVLGRDILEVINKYSLDRQLIEVFTNNKSRIEININYPEKKVLKIHTNPIQLDHDPIRTLGTVALIEDITEIRRLEKMRSDFVTNVSHELKTPLTSISGFVETLKTGAVEDEEVTMRFLDIIEIETDRLKRLINDILTLSEIENIETNLIIHEIFPGDTLKEVADFITPIANSKEIELHTEVDLNLPTIYGNADWFKQLIINLLDNAIKYTPPGGKVQLIAYKKYNNIIIIVKDTGIGIPKKHISRLFERFYRVDKARSRKVGGTGLGLAIVKHIVLSLNGRIKVNSEEGKGTEFTVIIPVNKEI; encoded by the coding sequence ATGCAGAAAAAAATATTTGCTATTTTTACTCTAATACTGCTTGTTAGTACATTGTTAACTGGATTTCTTTCATTAAGCCTTATAACTAATAATTATACTAACGAACTTGAACAGAGATTGATTTCAAATGCACAATTAATAGAGGGTGTAATTAATGAAAATAAAGAGCTGGCGAATACTGTAGAGTTACAGAGACTATCGGAGGATTTAGGTAATAAAATTGGTACAAGAATAACAATTATGGATAAAAACGGGGAAGTACTAGCAGATACATTGCCTAATAGTTTGCCTGCTAAAAATCATGGAAATAGACCAGAGGTAAGAAAAGCTATGGATGGTGAGATCGGCATGGAAATCCGTTACAGTAGCACTGTAAAAGAAGATATGTTATATATTGCATTGCCATCACACTTAGAAGCTGAAAATATAGCGGTAATAAGATTATCTATGGATCTTGTAGAAAGAGATAAGATAAACCAGCGACTATTTTATTATACTGGAGCGTCAATTCTATTTAGTTTAGTAGCTGCCTTATTATTGGGATATAGATTTATTGGTAAACTAATGGAGCCAATTAAACAAATAATAGAAGCTTCGAAAAAAATTGCCAATGGAAAATTCGATAGAAGAGTTAAAGTCCAGTCAAATGATGAAATTGGGGAGTTAGCTAATCATTTTAATCATATGGCAGATCATCTAGAAAATACGATAGTACAATTATCTGATAGTAATACGAAGTTTAAAGCTTTGCTAACAAGTATGATAAATCCAATTATAGCAATAGATAATAATCAACATATTATATTATTCAATCAATCAGCGGAAGATCTTTTTAAAGTAAATACTAATGATGTTTTAGGCAGAGATATATTAGAGGTCATAAATAAGTACTCATTAGATAGACAGCTAATAGAAGTATTTACTAATAATAAAAGTCGTATTGAAATAAATATAAATTATCCTGAAAAAAAAGTACTAAAAATACATACTAATCCAATTCAACTTGATCATGATCCAATTAGAACATTAGGAACAGTAGCACTAATTGAAGATATTACAGAAATTAGAAGATTAGAAAAGATGAGATCTGATTTTGTCACCAATGTTTCTCACGAGCTAAAAACTCCACTTACATCAATTAGTGGATTTGTTGAAACATTAAAGACAGGAGCCGTTGAAGATGAAGAAGTAACAATGCGTTTTTTAGATATAATAGAAATTGAAACTGATAGATTAAAACGTTTAATAAACGATATTTTAACATTATCAGAAATAGAAAATATTGAAACTAACTTAATTATCCATGAAATTTTCCCTGGAGATACTTTAAAGGAGGTAGCTGATTTTATTACACCAATTGCAAATTCTAAAGAAATCGAATTGCATACCGAAGTTGATCTTAATTTACCTACTATATATGGTAATGCAGATTGGTTTAAACAGTTAATAATCAATTTATTAGATAATGCAATTAAGTATACTCCACCAGGTGGTAAAGTTCAATTAATAGCCTATAAAAAATATAATAATATTATAATTATAGTCAAAGATACTGGTATAGGTATTCCTAAAAAGCATATTAGCAGACTCTTTGAGAGATTTTATAGGGTTGATAAAGCAAGAAGCAGAAAGGTTGGAGGAACAGGTCTAGGATTAGCCATTGTAAAACATATAGTATTATCATTAAATGGAAGAATCAAGGTAAATAGCGAAGAAGGAAAGGGTACAGAGTTTACTGTGATAATTCCTGTAAATAAAGAAATTTAA
- a CDS encoding response regulator: protein MNRKYKKTILVIDDEEHILELIKFNLEREGYNVLLCDNGEESISMVQNNAVDLVVLDLMLPGMSGIEVCKRLHRIDEFENLPIIMLTAKSEEADRVLGLELGADDYITKPFSVRELIARIKAVLRRSEGRQESMEKIICVKNLIIDTEKHIVTINGDPIELTYKEFELLKILSENRGKVLSRNFLLDEIWGYEYFGETRTVDVHIRHLRKKIGDDKSNEYIETIRGVGYKMK, encoded by the coding sequence ATGAATCGAAAATATAAGAAAACAATATTAGTAATTGATGATGAAGAGCATATTTTAGAGCTAATTAAGTTTAATCTAGAAAGAGAAGGATATAATGTTTTGCTATGTGATAACGGAGAAGAAAGTATTTCTATGGTACAGAATAATGCTGTTGATCTAGTAGTCTTGGACTTGATGCTTCCAGGAATGAGTGGAATTGAAGTGTGTAAAAGACTTCACAGAATAGATGAATTTGAAAACCTACCAATTATTATGTTAACTGCTAAAAGTGAAGAAGCTGACAGAGTGCTAGGATTAGAGTTAGGTGCAGATGACTATATAACTAAGCCATTTAGTGTCAGAGAGCTAATAGCTAGAATAAAGGCGGTGCTTAGAAGAAGTGAAGGTAGACAGGAAAGTATGGAAAAAATCATATGTGTAAAAAATTTGATTATCGATACGGAAAAGCATATAGTCACTATTAATGGAGATCCAATAGAATTAACCTATAAAGAGTTTGAACTTCTTAAAATATTATCAGAGAACAGGGGAAAGGTATTATCTAGAAACTTTTTACTTGATGAAATTTGGGGATATGAATATTTTGGAGAGACAAGAACAGTAGATGTACATATTAGACATTTACGAAAAAAAATTGGGGATGATAAGTCAAACGAATATATTGAAACAATAAGAGGAGTAGGATATAAGATGAAGTAG
- the pgeF gene encoding peptidoglycan editing factor PgeF — translation MEYNIVNKNEVQFITFERFNNMPFIKHGFSTRIGGVSEGAYNSLNLGLKTEDSENNVRKNIEKFTLAVGVDNENLVISDQVHSDVIKVVNNEDKGKGYIKERDYSGIDGLVTNVKGIPLMTIFADCVPIFFVDPTKKVIAVSHAGWKGTRLKIGKKTVEVMMHEYESNPKDIIAVIGPSIGECCYEVDQRLINEFNNSFIDTSKFVFPKQEYKYQLNLWNANRITLEEAGLLSENIIISGLCTGCNLDLFYSYRKEKGNTGRMGAIIQLI, via the coding sequence ATGGAATATAATATTGTAAATAAAAATGAAGTTCAATTTATAACCTTTGAGAGGTTCAACAATATGCCATTTATTAAACATGGATTTAGCACTAGAATAGGTGGGGTTAGCGAAGGTGCATATAATTCTTTAAATTTAGGTCTAAAAACTGAGGATAGTGAAAATAATGTAAGAAAAAATATTGAGAAATTTACATTGGCAGTAGGGGTGGATAATGAAAACTTAGTTATATCAGATCAAGTGCACAGCGATGTAATTAAGGTTGTTAATAATGAAGATAAGGGAAAAGGTTACATCAAAGAAAGGGATTATAGTGGGATAGATGGTTTAGTTACAAATGTTAAGGGCATCCCTTTAATGACTATATTTGCTGACTGTGTACCTATATTTTTTGTAGATCCTACAAAGAAAGTCATTGCCGTAAGCCATGCTGGATGGAAAGGAACTCGATTAAAGATAGGAAAGAAGACAGTAGAAGTTATGATGCATGAGTATGAATCAAATCCAAAAGACATAATAGCAGTAATAGGACCATCTATAGGGGAGTGCTGCTACGAGGTAGACCAAAGGCTAATCAATGAATTTAATAATAGTTTTATAGATACATCCAAATTTGTATTTCCAAAGCAAGAATATAAGTATCAGCTTAACCTTTGGAATGCTAACCGTATTACTTTGGAAGAAGCAGGTTTATTAAGTGAAAATATTATAATATCGGGTTTATGCACAGGCTGTAATTTAGATCTATTTTATTCCTATAGAAAGGAAAAAGGTAATACAGGTAGAATGGGTGCAATAATTCAATTAATATAA
- the nrdR gene encoding transcriptional regulator NrdR, which yields MNCPFCSHHESKVVDSRPTDEGQAIRRRRECILCSKRFTTYEKVDEIPLIVVKKNGNREPYNRNKILNGVIRSCEKRPVSLRDIEQLVDGIEKQIYNTMEREITTELIGNLVIDKIKYLDEVAYVRFASVYREFKDINTFMDEVKKILSEKPQ from the coding sequence ATGAATTGTCCATTTTGCTCACATCATGAATCAAAGGTAGTAGATTCCAGACCAACTGATGAAGGACAAGCGATTAGAAGAAGAAGAGAATGTATTCTATGCTCTAAAAGATTTACTACATATGAAAAAGTTGATGAAATCCCATTGATAGTAGTTAAAAAAAATGGGAATAGGGAGCCTTATAATAGGAATAAAATATTAAATGGAGTAATTAGGTCCTGTGAAAAACGGCCTGTATCGCTAAGAGATATCGAACAATTAGTAGATGGAATAGAAAAGCAAATATATAATACAATGGAGCGGGAAATTACAACAGAGCTAATAGGAAACTTAGTAATTGATAAAATTAAGTATCTTGATGAGGTTGCTTATGTGAGATTTGCATCGGTCTATAGAGAGTTTAAAGATATAAATACTTTTATGGATGAAGTTAAAAAAATTTTAAGTGAAAAACCACAATAA
- a CDS encoding YlmC/YmxH family sporulation protein, whose translation MIKASDLTEKEVVNITDGKRIGMIADMEVDLQKGKINAIIIPDSGRLRGLFSKELEFEIRWNQIKKIGEDVILVEIKDGSEPLKASSGDEEVIYIPKVVTTSSSETF comes from the coding sequence ATGATAAAAGCATCAGATTTAACAGAAAAAGAAGTAGTTAATATAACTGATGGTAAAAGAATAGGGATGATTGCCGATATGGAAGTTGATTTACAAAAGGGTAAAATTAATGCCATTATAATTCCAGATAGTGGAAGGTTAAGAGGATTATTTAGTAAAGAATTAGAATTTGAGATTAGATGGAATCAAATAAAAAAAATTGGTGAGGACGTAATATTAGTCGAAATAAAAGATGGATCGGAGCCTTTAAAAGCTTCATCTGGTGATGAGGAAGTTATATATATACCCAAAGTAGTAACAACATCTTCTTCTGAAACTTTTTAA
- the sigG gene encoding RNA polymerase sporulation sigma factor SigG, with product MHINKVEICGVNTSELPVLKNSQMRVLFDRIHKGDNSAREEFIQGNLRLVLSVIQRFNNRGEHVDDLFQVGCIGLIKAIDNFDLSHNVRFSTYAVPMIIGEIRRYLRDNNSIRVSRSLRDTAYKALQVRDQLINKNSKEPTIAQIAEELNIPREDVVFALDAIQDPVSLFEPIYQDSGDAIYVMDQVSDEKSEDECWIDGIALREAMRKLNAREKHILSLRFFEGRTQMEVADEIGISQAQVSRLEKTALRHMRKHI from the coding sequence ATGCATATTAATAAGGTTGAAATTTGCGGCGTAAACACATCAGAATTACCAGTATTAAAGAATAGCCAGATGCGGGTATTGTTTGATCGAATTCATAAGGGTGATAATAGTGCTAGAGAAGAGTTTATTCAAGGAAACTTGAGACTAGTATTGAGTGTAATCCAAAGATTTAACAATAGGGGAGAGCACGTCGATGATTTATTTCAAGTTGGTTGTATAGGTCTTATAAAGGCTATTGATAATTTTGATCTAAGTCATAATGTACGTTTTTCTACATATGCAGTTCCTATGATTATTGGAGAAATACGTAGATACTTAAGAGATAACAACTCGATCAGAGTCAGTAGATCATTAAGAGATACAGCATATAAGGCTCTCCAAGTAAGGGATCAACTAATCAATAAAAATTCTAAAGAACCAACTATTGCACAAATTGCTGAAGAATTAAATATACCGAGAGAAGATGTAGTATTTGCTTTAGATGCTATCCAAGATCCTGTTTCTCTTTTTGAACCAATCTATCAAGATAGTGGTGATGCTATATATGTTATGGATCAAGTGAGTGATGAAAAAAGCGAAGATGAATGTTGGATTGATGGAATAGCACTTCGTGAAGCTATGAGAAAACTAAATGCTAGAGAAAAACATATTTTATCCTTAAGATTTTTTGAAGGTAGAACTCAAATGGAAGTTGCAGATGAGATAGGTATATCTCAAGCTCAAGTATCTAGATTAGAAAAAACAGCTTTAAGACATATGAGAAAACATATTTAA
- the sigE gene encoding RNA polymerase sporulation sigma factor SigE has product MKLMYRYYLIKILKKVRLYNEDSLYYIGGSEALPPPLSNDEESFLIAKLKDDESTVRTILIERNLRLVVYIARKFENTGIGIEDLISIGTIGLIKAVNTFNPEKNIKLATYASRCIENEILMYLRRNSKVRMEVSFDEPLNIDWDGNELLLSDILGTENDIIHKFLEEEVDRELLKIALEKLSKRERKIMELRFGLNTGQEKTQKEVADILGISQSYISRLEKRIITRLQKEINRLV; this is encoded by the coding sequence ATGAAGCTAATGTATCGATATTATTTAATTAAAATTTTAAAGAAAGTTAGGCTTTATAATGAAGATAGTTTATATTATATAGGAGGTAGTGAGGCTTTACCTCCACCTTTAAGCAATGATGAAGAAAGTTTTTTAATAGCTAAGCTTAAGGATGATGAAAGTACTGTTAGAACCATTTTAATTGAAAGAAACTTACGCTTAGTGGTATATATTGCTAGAAAGTTTGAAAACACAGGAATAGGAATAGAAGATTTAATTTCTATAGGTACAATTGGACTTATAAAGGCAGTAAATACATTTAACCCAGAAAAAAATATTAAACTTGCTACCTATGCGTCACGATGTATTGAAAATGAGATTTTAATGTATCTAAGAAGAAATAGTAAAGTAAGAATGGAAGTTTCATTTGATGAGCCACTAAACATTGATTGGGATGGAAATGAGCTATTACTTTCTGATATATTAGGAACAGAGAATGATATTATACATAAATTTTTAGAGGAAGAAGTGGATAGGGAGCTGCTAAAGATAGCATTAGAAAAGTTATCTAAAAGAGAAAGAAAAATAATGGAATTAAGATTCGGATTAAATACTGGACAAGAAAAGACTCAAAAAGAGGTTGCAGATATCTTAGGAATTTCACAGTCCTATATTTCAAGATTAGAAAAAAGGATTATAACTAGATTACAAAAAGAAATAAATCGTTTGGTGTAA
- the spoIIGA gene encoding sigma-E processing peptidase SpoIIGA — MIVYAEYVFLENFIMNYIILSLTGKFAKYPTKRTKLILASSLGALYAFIIFFPSLYFLFSILMKIACSMLIIILSFTPYRFKDFFRLMGIFYLITLVFGGAGFALFYFTSFNGIVSNGIFYMTNISIKNIFISCGIGYILIQFCWGYIQKQLSKEKILMNVRIKINDEIVDLKGIVDTGNSLTDPISKYPVIIVEYNAIKSLLPVELKDVFLNNHAFNFEQVVEQLVDSNWITRFRIIPYQALGTENGMLVGFKPDNVLIHDDKHNRDIKEIIVAIYHKKLSKTGDYMALLHPDII, encoded by the coding sequence ATGATTGTATATGCTGAATATGTATTTTTAGAAAACTTTATTATGAATTATATAATATTATCTTTAACAGGTAAGTTTGCTAAATACCCTACTAAACGTACAAAATTAATTTTAGCATCTTCCTTAGGAGCTTTATATGCATTTATTATTTTTTTTCCATCTCTATATTTTTTATTTTCAATATTAATGAAGATTGCTTGTTCCATGTTAATAATTATTTTATCCTTCACACCATATCGTTTCAAAGACTTTTTTAGGTTAATGGGTATATTTTATTTAATAACACTAGTATTTGGAGGAGCAGGCTTTGCACTTTTTTATTTCACAAGCTTCAATGGAATTGTAAGTAATGGAATCTTTTACATGACAAATATATCAATAAAAAACATATTTATTTCTTGTGGCATAGGATATATTTTAATTCAATTTTGTTGGGGTTATATTCAGAAACAGCTGTCAAAAGAAAAAATATTAATGAATGTTAGAATTAAAATTAATGATGAGATAGTAGATCTAAAAGGCATAGTGGATACGGGTAACTCGTTAACAGATCCAATTAGTAAGTATCCTGTAATAATTGTAGAATATAATGCAATAAAAAGCCTTTTGCCTGTTGAACTTAAAGATGTTTTTCTAAATAATCATGCGTTTAACTTTGAACAAGTAGTTGAACAATTGGTTGATAGCAATTGGATAACAAGATTTAGAATAATACCTTATCAAGCACTAGGTACCGAAAACGGAATGTTAGTTGGATTTAAGCCAGATAATGTACTAATCCATGATGATAAACATAATAGGGATATTAAGGAAATAATCGTTGCTATTTATCATAAGAAACTGTCTAAAACTGGAGATTATATGGCGTTATTACATCCAGACATTATATAG